The Anaerolineales bacterium genome segment TAATCGCATTGATCCTGCTTTCTCGAGTCCCCGAATCATTTCAAATCGTCATACGTGCTGCAGGTGGCTTGCTTCTACTCTATCTCGCCTGGGCGAGCTATCGAAATTGGCAAGAGAGCGTCTTCCAGGATTCGGAGCAAAGCGAATCGGCGCCGAGAACGTTGTTACAGGCGGTGATGGTCAATCTGCTCAACCCCAACCCGTACCTGGGCTGGAGCTTGGTACTGGGCCCCGCGGTCATGGATGCCTGGCAGAAAGATCGCACTTACGCCGTCGTTCTAATCGCGGCCTTCTACGGCACCATGGTCGTCGGATTGGCGGGGACGATTTTCCTCTTCGGCAGCGCGAACAGACTCGGTCCGCGCGGACGGCGTGGGGTGGTGCTGCTGTCCGCAGGCATCCTTGCAGCACTGGGAATCTGCCAACTCGTGCTGAGCTTTCTCGACATTTTCGGTGCGATCTGATTTTCCTCAATGCCCGCGTCACCTGTCCTAAGAAGCTGAAAGAACAGCCTTCTTGCAAACTCTCACAAACCG includes the following:
- a CDS encoding LysE family transporter; the protein is IALILLSRVPESFQIVIRAAGGLLLLYLAWASYRNWQESVFQDSEQSESAPRTLLQAVMVNLLNPNPYLGWSLVLGPAVMDAWQKDRTYAVVLIAAFYGTMVVGLAGTIFLFGSANRLGPRGRRGVVLLSAGILAALGICQLVLSFLDIFGAI